The genomic stretch AAAGCCAACAAATTGTCGCTTTTTAAAGTATAGATAAGTTGTTTCTTTGCCATCACAAGAAATAGACGAAAGAGCACAGATGCCTGAAGATAGAATATAAATATCACCGCTTGTTTCGCCAGCGACGGACTGTGCGAGATTATCTCCCTTTTTAAAGGTCACACGTTCGCCGTATTGATAAAGTTCTGTAATATCTAGTGTAGAGTGCATAATTGCCCTTTCTAAAATTAACATAGGCTATATAACTATATAGTTTACGTTAAAAAAGCGTTTTTATCAAGCCAAAAAATCAGAAAAAGAACTTAAAAATATCTTGATAATGATTTTTAAAATGGCTATTTTTGCGCCAAATAAAGGTAAAATCATGACTCATGGCAGAAATATCCAAATTAATTTTTTGGAGTTTACCTGCAGAAATTTCCTTTTGAACCACGCTTTGATAGACAAAACTAATTCCCAGATTTTTTTGAACCAGCTCGCAAATGGTATTTAGACTACCAATTTCAGTAATTTTATGGAAATCAGAAATGGTTAAATTAGCTTCTTTGAGCGTGATTTCAAGCATTTCACGGGTACCTGACCCTTGCTCGCGCACGATGATAGGATAGGCTAGTAGGTCTTCTAAAGAATAGCTTCCGCTTGCTAGGGGTGAGTCGGGAGAAGCGACAGCGATGAAAGGTTCTGTGCGATAAGGCAGAAAATCGTATTTTTCTTTTGAAAAGAAACCTTCAATCAAGGCAAAATCAATCTGTCCATTATCAATAGCCTTCAGCAGTGTCTCGGTATTGTCCACTAGCATTTTGACTTGGAAGTTTGGGTGATTTGCCAAAATATCCACTAAAGAATCAGTCAAAACATACTCACCAATGGTCAAAGTCGCTCCAAAATTTAGCGGTTGCAAATCTTGTTTGAGCTGTGTCTTAAAATGCTTGATATCTGTATCCATAGTCGTCAGTAAATCAAGCAATTCTTGCCCACTTTGTGTCAGCAGACATCGCTTGCCAGAAAAGGTAAAAAGCTTGGTTTGATACTCTGTCTCTAAAGCTTTGATATGCTTAGTGACTGCAGGTTGAGTGATATGCAGTTCTTTTGCAGCTTGGGTGAAATTAAGCGTTTCGCAGACTTTCATAAAAGTAAACACACGATAATCAAGCATAGCAAATCTCCTTTGTGATTATTATTTGTTATTGTATCATAATAAATCATAATTTTACATTATAGATTGAGCGCGCTATAATGAGTGACGTGAAAAGGAGTTCATTATGTTAACAATTCAGAAAAAAGCGCCAGGAGTAATTCTTTGCGCGATTTTAGCTGTGCCAGCTTGGTTCTTAGGGCAAGTCTTTCCTTTGGTCGGTGCACCAGTTTTTGCCATTTTACTTGGTATGCTTGTGGGAAGTTTCTATCAGAAGCGCGACAAAACTGCAAAAGGCATTGCCTTTACCTCAAAATACATTTTACAAACAGCAGTCGTTTTACTAGGGTTTGGGCTTAATTTGACGCAGGTCTTAAGAGTTGGTGCACAGTCTCTACCAATCATTATCTCAACCATTGCAACCTCGCTGATTATGGCATTTTGTTTACAAAAATGGCTTAAGTTAGATGTTAATACAGCAACCTTGGTTGGAGTTGGTTCATCGATTTGTGGGGGTTCAGCTATTGCAGCGACAGCGCCAGTCATTAAAGCTAAAGATGAAGAAGTGGCTAAGAGTATCTCAGTTATCTTCCTCTTTAATATTCTTGCAGCGCTGATTTTCCCGACATTGGGTGATATGCTCGGTTTGACGAATCATGGTTTTGCTCTTTTTGCGGGGACAGCTGTCAATGACACTTCATCTGTAACAGCCACTGCAGCAGCATGGGATGCCATTCATCACTCAAATACCCTTGAAGGGGCAACCATCGTTAAGTTAACACGCACACTGGCTATTATTCCAATTACGCTTGGTTTGTCATTTTATCAGGCTTATAAAGCGTCGAAAAATGGCGGAGCTTCTGAGAAGACTTTCAGTCTAAAAAGAGCCTTTCCGATGTTTGTGCTTTATTTCTTGCTAGCCTCAGTTGTCACAACACTTGCCAGTGCTCTTGGCTTTGATACCATGATTTTTGACCAGCTTAAAGTACTATCAAAATTCTTCATTGTCATGGCGATGGGAGCTATTGGGCTTAATACGAATCCTGTTAAACTCATCAAGACAGGTGGACAAGCAATCGGTGTCGGCGGAGCCTGCTGGGTAGTCATTACTTGCGTTAGTCTCTTGATGCAACATATTTTAGGCATTTGGTAAAAGGAAAAAAGAAACAATGTTTGTTAATCTAAGCATTGTTTCTTATTTTTGGAGAAACGAACTTATTTCTTGAAAACGTTTCCTATAGTGTTATAATGAACTCATATGGACTTGCTTAAAGCTCATAATAAATAGCACTAGCTATTTTTTCAAAAAGCAAGAAAGGGAGATATTATGGCATACAAAACAACTTATCCTTACACAAACGAAGTTCTTAAAAGCTTTGATAATGCGACTGATGCAGACTTAGAAGCTGCTTTGACAAATGGGCATGCGCTTTATAAGAAGTGGCGTGCTGAAAGTGATTTGACAGAGCGAAAAGCACAATTGCATAAGATTGCTGACCTGCTTCGTCGTGACGTCGATAAATACGCTGAAGTTATGACAAAAGACATGGGAAAACTTTTCACGGAAGCTAAAGGTGAGGTCGAGCTTTGTGCCCAAATAGCAGATTATTACGCTGACAAGGCTGAGGAATTTCTCAAACCTAGTCCGCTAGAAAATATTAACGGCGATGCTTATTACATTAAGCAAGCCACAGGTGTGTTGGTAGCTGTTGAGCCATGGAATTTCCCATTTTATCAAATCATGCGCGTTTTTGCTCCAAACTTCATGATTGGAAATCCAATGATTTTAAAACACGCGTCAATTTGTCCTGCGTCAGCTCAAGCTTTTGATGATTTGGTCTTGGAAGCTGGTGCGCCAGTTGGGGCTTTCAAGAATCTTTTCTTGTCTTACGATCAAGTCTCAAAAGCTATTGCAGACCCACGTGTGGTTGGCGTTTGCTTGACAGGTTCTGAACGTGGTGGTGCCTCAATCGCGGCAGAAGCAGGGGCTAATCTCAAAAAATCATCCATGGAACTTGGTGGTAATGATGCCTTCATTATCCTAGAAGATGCTGATTTTGACTTGCTTGATAAGACCATCTTTTTTGCTCGTCTTTATAATGCTGGCCAAGTTTGTACTTCATCAAAACGCTTTATCGTTGTCGGACAAGAAAATTACGATAAATTTGTCGATATGGTGGTTAAACATTTCAAATCAGCTAAATGGGGTGACCCAATGGACCCAGCGACAACTTTAGCACCATTGTCATCAGCTGCAGCCAAAGAAGAAGTGCTTGGTCAAATCAAGCTAGCCAAGGAAAATGGTGCGATAGTCGTTTACGGTGATCAACCAATTGACCACCCAGGAAACTTTGTCATGCCAACCGTTTTGACAAATATTACCAAAGAAAATCCAATCTACAACCAAGAAATCTTCGGTCCAGTTGCTTCAATTTACAAAGTGGACACCGAAGCAGAAGCTATTGAACTCGCAAACGACTCAAGCTATGGTCTTGGTGGGACTATCTTTTCTAAGAATCTTGACCACGCCAAAGAAGTGGCAGCCAAGATTGAAACTGGTATGTCCTTCATCAATTCAGGATGGACATCACACCCTGAAATCCCATTTGGTGGCATTAAAAACTCAGGCTACGGTCGCGAATTAAGCGAACTTGGTTTTGACGCCTTTGTCAACGAACACCTGGTTTTTGTCCCAAATGATTAACCAGCTCTCCTTTTATTAAATCCCATACACGAAACCACTCTCCAAGCCTCGGGAGTGGTTTTTCTTTTCATCAAAAGTCCTTACAAGCAATGCAACAGCCTTTTTGCTATAATAAAATCATGAATGAACTGATTAAACATAAATTGGAATTGCTGCCAGATAGCCCTGGTTGCTATATCCATAAAGATAAAAACGGCAAGATTATCTATGTCGGAAAAGCCAAGAATCTCAAGAATCGTGTGCGCAGCTATTTTCATGGTAGCCACAATACCAAGACCGAACTCTTGGTTTCTGAAATTGAAGATTTTGAATACATCGTCACAGGGTCAAATACCGAAGCTTTGCTTCTTGAAATCAATCTGATTCAAGAAAATATGCCCAAGTACAACATCAAACTAAAAGATGATAAATCATATCCATTTATCAAAATTACAGTGAATGAGCAGTACCCACGTTTGATGATTACCCGCCAAATCAAAAAAGACGGTGCCATGTACTTTGGACCATACCCTGATTCAGGGGCGGCGACAGAGATTAAACGACTTTTGGACCGTATTTTTCCTTTTAAAAAATGTACCAATCCAGCTAATAAAGTTTGCTTTTATTACCATTTAGGTCAATGTAAAGCTCACACCATCTGTCATGTGGACCATGATTATTTTGTTCAAATGGCGCAGGATGTGAAGAATTTCTTGAATGGTCAAGATAATAAAATCGTTGATGGCTTAAAAGAGAAGATGCAAAAAGCTTCTGACATGTTGGAGTTTGAACGCGCAGCAGAATATCGTGATTTGCTGCAAGCCATCTCAACCCTTCGTACTAAACAACGTGTCATGAATCAAGACATGATGGACCGTGATATTTTTGGGTATTATGTTGATAAGGGATGGATGTGTGTGCAGGTTTTCTTTGTTCGCCAAGGAAAACTCATTCAACGTGATGTCAATATGTTTCCTTACTACAATGACCCAGAAGAGGATTTCTTGACTTACGTCGGACAATTTTACCGTGACAGCAAGCATTTTATTCCAAAAGAAATCTTTATTCCTCAGGATATTGATGAAGACTTGGTCAAAGCAGTTGTTAATACCAAGGTCGTTAAACCACAACGCGGTGAGAAGAAACAGCTGGTCAATCTAGCCATAAAAAATGCGCGTGTCAGCCTGCAACAAAAATTCGATTTGCTAGAAAAAGACATTCGTAAGACCCACGGTGCTATTGAAAACATCGGTGAGCTGCTCAATATTCCAAAACCCGTACGCATCGAGGCTTTTGATAACTCAAATATTCAAGGGACAAGCCCAGTTGCGGGAATGGTCGTTTTTGTAAATGGCAAACCTAGCAAGAAGGATTACCGTAAATTTAAGATTAAAACTGTGGTTGGACCAGATGACTATGCCAGCATGCGCGAGGTCATTTATCGCAGATATAGTCGTGTCATGAAAGACGGTCTGACACCGCCAGATTTGATTATCATCGATGGTGGTCAAGGTCAGGTCAATGTGGCGCGTGAAGTCATTGAAAATAAACTAGGTCTTGATATTCCAATTGCTGGTCTGCAAAAAAATGACAAACACCAAACGCATGAATTGCTTTTTGGTGACCCTCTAGAAGTAGTTGAATTACCACGAAATTCAGAAGAATTCTTCTTGCTCCAACGCATTCAAGACGAAGTGCACCGCTTTGCCATTACCTTCCACCGTCAACTGCGTTCTAAAAATTCATTCTCATCAAAACTGGACGGCATTGCTGGCTTGGGACCAAAACGCAAGCAATTACTCATGAAACACTTCAAGAGCTTGCCAAACATCCAAAAAGCAGACGTTGAGGGTATCATCAATTGTGGTGTCCCACGAAACGTTGCCGTAGCTGTTAAGGAAAAATTGGCTGAAGAAATGAAAAAGTAACTTGAAAACACGTCAGAAAACTTTCTTGAAATTTTCTGCTAGGATTGTAATCTATTTTAAACTGTGCTAACATGGATAGGGATTTTTTAAGGAGATACGCATGTTTAAAAAAATGAAGCAAGGCCTCTCTCAATTAAGTCAAAAGAGCACTTGGCTGCCAAGTATTGTTATTCTTGTGGTAGCTTTCTTGCTCTTGCTTCCACAAATCATGTCTCGTGGAGTTATTGCGGGTAGTGATTTTCTCTTTCACTACAATCGTTTCTACGAGACAGCGATGCAACTTAAGACTGGAAATTTTAGCTATTTCATTTCCTTATACGGCTTTTACAGTTCAGGACGTATTGTTAACGCCTTGTATGGTCCGTATTTTGCTTATTTTCAAGGGCTTTTAGTTCTTATTAGTAAGAATTGGTACACATACCAATTGCTATCACGTTTCTTATTAAGTGTCATTGCTGGTTTTTCAATGTATCGATTAAATCGCAGAGCACTTGTTAAGCCAAAGATAGCTTTGGGTGTCGCAGCTTTTTACATGATGACATTTTCGGTTCAGTACTGGACCTTTAGACAAGGATTTTCAAGCTGGGGTGCCGCTTTTATGCCGTGGTGCTTGATTCCAGCAGTTGATTTTGTAAGAACTAAAAGAGTTGGAGTGCTTCGTCTAGCAGTATCGGTTGCTGTTATGATGCAAGTCCACATGCTTAGCTGTTTCTTGTTAATCTTGGCTTATTTGCCATTTTACTTGTACGGCTTTTTCAAATCTGACAAGAAAAAAGAAGTCTTTGTTAAGGGCGTTCAAGCTGTTTTGCTTAGCCTTTTACTAACGGCAAATGTCTGGGCGGCTTTGATTGATGTTGGACGTAGTAACAATTTGGTTGAGCCATTCATCAATTCAAAATTGTACATTATGACCGTCAACCAACGCAGTATCGAGTGGTTGTTAACGCCTAAGGCGCTTGTTTTGGTACTTTTGTATCAACTCTATTTTTCATTTAGACACTGGCGTCATTTTGATCAATTGCTGCGCGTGGTGACGGGGGCATTTTTCCTTTTCTTGGTGCTATCAAGTAGTATTTTCCCTTGGTATACGGTCAACCAATTGAATCTTCCGCTAGTTAATCTGATTCAATTTCCGTTTCGTTTCTTTGTGCCAGCCACTGTCTTGTTGCTTTTAGCAGCGGCTATGGTTTTGGATCGTTATTTTGATAAAAAATGGTCAAAAATCGTTACTGTCGGATTAATTGTCATCAATGTTTTAAGCCTAGCACAGTTATCACAATTGCAGAGCGAAAAGATTGATGAGTATTACAATACTAAATATCCAATTCAACGTAAGAAGCACACCTTTATCTGGGGAAATCCTGCCGATGTGCGAGCAAGCTTTTACGACTCAGATAAATTTAAACTGCTGGATATTGTGTCAAAATCAACGCCAGATTACTTGCCGGCTGACAAATCAAACAAAGAAAACAAATACGTCTTGTATGAAGAATTTGTCTTAGGCCATACCGATTTATTCAAAAAAACACAAGGGGATAATGAGCTAACCTTCACTTGGTATGCAGATACCAGCGATTGGGCGATCATCCCAGTTGTTAAGTATAAGGATACTGAGTTGACGCTTAACGGTAAAAAACTGAGCGATAAGGATTATTCTTTGTCTGGTATTGGCACACCAACCGTGATGCAAAAAGCAGGAAAAAATGTCTTGAAGATTACTTACCGTATTCGTACATGGTTTAAAGCTTTGATAGTGGTTAATATTTTATCTTGGCTTTCAGTTGTGATTTATCTCGGTATTAAAAAAATAAATTTAAGTAAGAAAGGCTAGGAAAAATCCTAGTTTTTTCTTTTTTGCATTTGTGTATGCGCTTCCGTGGCAAATAGCTGTAAAGTCTTTTTAAAAATGATAAAATAAAAGAGCATAAAAAATTTAAAAAGGAGGGTCGCTTAATGAAGTTTCTAGAATTGAACAAAAAGCGCCATGCCGTCAAAACATTCAATAGTAAACCTGTAGAATATAAAGATTTACGCACTGCAATTGAAATTGCTACCTTAGCACCTAGTGCTAACAATATTCAACCATGGAAATTTGTCATCGTCGAAGATAAAAAAGCAGAACTTGCTAAAGATCTTCCAAGTTTGAACAAAAAACAAGTTGAAGAAGCTCAGTACGTTGTTGCACTTTTTACAGATACAGATTTGGTTCAACGTTCTCGTAAGATTGCTCGTATTGGTGTCAAATCATTGGATAATTCAAAACTTGGTTACTATATGGAAACATTGCCTGCTAGATATGCAGAATACGACGACAAGCGTAAAGGTGAATATCTTGCATTAAACGCAGGACTTGTTGCAATGAACCTTGTGTTAGCTTTGACTGACCAAGATATTTCATCAAATATTCTTCTTGGATTTGACAAGTCTTTGACAAATGATATTCTAGATATTGATAAACGTTTTCGTCCAGAGCTCTTGATTACTGTTGGCTACAGTGATGATAAACCTGAACCAAGTTATCGTTTACCAGTCGACGAAATCATTGAGCGCCGCTAAGAGATTTTTAACGTTTATGCACCAAATCTAGTTAAGAATTTTCGCAAAACTAGGTTTACAAATCTTAAAATATGAGTTACTATGGGTTAGTTGACTCAAATGATAAACAATATAGTAGTTTTTCTGGTAAGGAAGAGCTACATTTATGGAGGAGTTATAAGAAATGACAGTAGACTTTAAAGCAGAAGTTGAAAAACGTAAAGATGCCATGATGGAAGACCTCTTTGCACTTTTGCGCATCAACTCTGAACGTGATGACAGCAAAGCTGACAAAGAACACCCATTTGGACCTGGTCCAGCAAAAGCTTTGGAACACTTCCTTGCAATGGCTGAACGCGATGGCTACAAAACTCGTAACATCGATAACTATGCTGGTGACTTTGAATTTGGTGAAGGTGACGAAGTACTTGGTATCTTTGCTCACTTGGACGTTGTGCCAGCAGGTAGCGGTTGGGATACAGATCCTTACGAACCAGTTATCAAAGACGGACGTCTTTATGCGCGTGGATCATCAGATGATAAAGGTCCTACAATGGCATGTTACTATGCCCTAAAAATCATCAAAGATCTTGGCCTTCCAGTATCTAAACGTGTTCGTTTCATCGTTGGTACTGATGAAGAATCAGGTTGGGGCGATATGGAATACTATTTCGCACATAACGGTTTGAAAGATCCTGATTTCGGATTCTCTCCAGATGCTGAATTCCCAATCATCAACGGTGAAAAAGGTAACATTACTGAATACCTTCACTTCGCTGGTGAAAACAACGGAGCTTTCACTTTGAATACTTTTGAAGCTGGTCTTCGTGACAACATGGTTCCAGAATCAGCAACAGCAGTATTTACAGCAGACAGCACTTTGGCTGAACTTCAAGAAAAATTGGCTGCTTTTGCGGCTGCTGAAAATCTTAAAGCTGAGCTTGTTCAAGAAGGTGATGCTTTCCGTGCTACAGTAATCGGTAAATCAGCTCACGGTTCAACCCCAGAACTTGGTCTTAACGCTGCAACTTACCTTGCTAAATTCTTAGACCAATTTGCCTTTGACGGTGCTGCTAAAGTTTACCTTGACACAACAGCTAACGTTCTTCACAAAGACTTTGCTGGTGAAAACCTTGGTG from Streptococcus ruminicola encodes the following:
- the uvrC gene encoding excinuclease ABC subunit UvrC, with the translated sequence MNELIKHKLELLPDSPGCYIHKDKNGKIIYVGKAKNLKNRVRSYFHGSHNTKTELLVSEIEDFEYIVTGSNTEALLLEINLIQENMPKYNIKLKDDKSYPFIKITVNEQYPRLMITRQIKKDGAMYFGPYPDSGAATEIKRLLDRIFPFKKCTNPANKVCFYYHLGQCKAHTICHVDHDYFVQMAQDVKNFLNGQDNKIVDGLKEKMQKASDMLEFERAAEYRDLLQAISTLRTKQRVMNQDMMDRDIFGYYVDKGWMCVQVFFVRQGKLIQRDVNMFPYYNDPEEDFLTYVGQFYRDSKHFIPKEIFIPQDIDEDLVKAVVNTKVVKPQRGEKKQLVNLAIKNARVSLQQKFDLLEKDIRKTHGAIENIGELLNIPKPVRIEAFDNSNIQGTSPVAGMVVFVNGKPSKKDYRKFKIKTVVGPDDYASMREVIYRRYSRVMKDGLTPPDLIIIDGGQGQVNVAREVIENKLGLDIPIAGLQKNDKHQTHELLFGDPLEVVELPRNSEEFFLLQRIQDEVHRFAITFHRQLRSKNSFSSKLDGIAGLGPKRKQLLMKHFKSLPNIQKADVEGIINCGVPRNVAVAVKEKLAEEMKK
- the pepV gene encoding dipeptidase PepV, with the protein product MTVDFKAEVEKRKDAMMEDLFALLRINSERDDSKADKEHPFGPGPAKALEHFLAMAERDGYKTRNIDNYAGDFEFGEGDEVLGIFAHLDVVPAGSGWDTDPYEPVIKDGRLYARGSSDDKGPTMACYYALKIIKDLGLPVSKRVRFIVGTDEESGWGDMEYYFAHNGLKDPDFGFSPDAEFPIINGEKGNITEYLHFAGENNGAFTLNTFEAGLRDNMVPESATAVFTADSTLAELQEKLAAFAAAENLKAELVQEGDAFRATVIGKSAHGSTPELGLNAATYLAKFLDQFAFDGAAKVYLDTTANVLHKDFAGENLGVAYTDAKMGALSMNAGVFKFDRNSDDNTITLNFRYPQGTDSQTIKAELEKLDGVTAVTLSEHEHTPHYVPADDPLVSTLLSVYEKQTGLKGYEQVIGGGTFGRLLKRGVAFGAMFPDYVNTMHQANEFADVEDLYRAAAIYAEALYELIK
- a CDS encoding LysR family transcriptional regulator, with protein sequence MLDYRVFTFMKVCETLNFTQAAKELHITQPAVTKHIKALETEYQTKLFTFSGKRCLLTQSGQELLDLLTTMDTDIKHFKTQLKQDLQPLNFGATLTIGEYVLTDSLVDILANHPNFQVKMLVDNTETLLKAIDNGQIDFALIEGFFSKEKYDFLPYRTEPFIAVASPDSPLASGSYSLEDLLAYPIIVREQGSGTREMLEITLKEANLTISDFHKITEIGSLNTICELVQKNLGISFVYQSVVQKEISAGKLQKINLDISAMSHDFTFIWRKNSHFKNHYQDIFKFFF
- a CDS encoding YeiH family protein, which gives rise to MLTIQKKAPGVILCAILAVPAWFLGQVFPLVGAPVFAILLGMLVGSFYQKRDKTAKGIAFTSKYILQTAVVLLGFGLNLTQVLRVGAQSLPIIISTIATSLIMAFCLQKWLKLDVNTATLVGVGSSICGGSAIAATAPVIKAKDEEVAKSISVIFLFNILAALIFPTLGDMLGLTNHGFALFAGTAVNDTSSVTATAAAWDAIHHSNTLEGATIVKLTRTLAIIPITLGLSFYQAYKASKNGGASEKTFSLKRAFPMFVLYFLLASVVTTLASALGFDTMIFDQLKVLSKFFIVMAMGAIGLNTNPVKLIKTGGQAIGVGGACWVVITCVSLLMQHILGIW
- a CDS encoding nitroreductase family protein; the protein is MKFLELNKKRHAVKTFNSKPVEYKDLRTAIEIATLAPSANNIQPWKFVIVEDKKAELAKDLPSLNKKQVEEAQYVVALFTDTDLVQRSRKIARIGVKSLDNSKLGYYMETLPARYAEYDDKRKGEYLALNAGLVAMNLVLALTDQDISSNILLGFDKSLTNDILDIDKRFRPELLITVGYSDDKPEPSYRLPVDEIIERR
- a CDS encoding NAD-dependent succinate-semialdehyde dehydrogenase, coding for MAYKTTYPYTNEVLKSFDNATDADLEAALTNGHALYKKWRAESDLTERKAQLHKIADLLRRDVDKYAEVMTKDMGKLFTEAKGEVELCAQIADYYADKAEEFLKPSPLENINGDAYYIKQATGVLVAVEPWNFPFYQIMRVFAPNFMIGNPMILKHASICPASAQAFDDLVLEAGAPVGAFKNLFLSYDQVSKAIADPRVVGVCLTGSERGGASIAAEAGANLKKSSMELGGNDAFIILEDADFDLLDKTIFFARLYNAGQVCTSSKRFIVVGQENYDKFVDMVVKHFKSAKWGDPMDPATTLAPLSSAAAKEEVLGQIKLAKENGAIVVYGDQPIDHPGNFVMPTVLTNITKENPIYNQEIFGPVASIYKVDTEAEAIELANDSSYGLGGTIFSKNLDHAKEVAAKIETGMSFINSGWTSHPEIPFGGIKNSGYGRELSELGFDAFVNEHLVFVPND